From Posidoniimonas polymericola, a single genomic window includes:
- a CDS encoding vWA domain-containing protein — MKPDEAQQPPEASPPRARFGPSGRPAGRRRRLLFAWSSATAALLLVLVFATTLLSPPAPVSLMTVGAHYAENLATPHNARGWNGLETLCRLGAQSESFRLAGQSLLHADATPLPADRCFEWPAAVKKLTGDTAVLVVSAHGGGDDQGPFLLRSEATAADEPTTRLRVADLLAALRKSPAEQHKLVVFDATSQFGMARLGLLQNRFAAELAKLDPEIQSIPNLVFVCASSDGERSWPAAGGGATLFLQTFIEGLRGAAPDPDANGRLSGGELVSFVRTGVADRVATRNRREQNVLVLPAGAEGASRLDAMDLALVNKHYQPPGPAKAVSDVAQFSAPWDRLRVLGQQLEEPATTAPISWRRYRRLLIRHEQLLAAGAPKLAADIAQLIDAAGGDLQAIASDLRQQFDPVQLPAAASAGPIKAEPIVEKLLAAGPAAARAAWGKQQEAVPADQLPGLRRRVYDLLLDRFAESPSARLAETAAYLKAIDAPDAPRPAEAHLVVMLEQGLPTGREASRWDQPLRQAVATRRHAERTLRGMGLAKSRVAPMLDSWLRTPFEQADQRRRDGEDLLFSGDEYLPRALTALAEADAAYLSLRRDADALAHAIIVRDRSFDLLPFYSDAIGMLLQASEDDRDDFQRLAKPLESAWTCAHALSELIESERPLRHDQAGLPKDLAKHSGELEKRLATLRSAMRAWQADLVERSGPSFWNNRDAALLAPELDDSQRVRLLSVTPPAFGDAMRTDRAAMDALAGLPEWRRTESVRRALLAVAAIGSERYEEGAHQHNRFDEVAKQLQDEHADLGGVLAGIETDLAKVYKTCQLRLVHASELVRNGLQNDAGFDQLRQAAEIERGLAPGVDAKPGLGPIEQLQKVRRFRLLLANARRAVTDGWNADPDASAPYSQRVAAAYLARADRLIPGLSDTQELWQQSKAAVSIGIQSPQRIDLVSALGPATAYEVCGDLSGIAAVDVTGGAVVVSKAPAAGKRQAYPVNGRAGLAAPRLIVEAPSLLAAVDPVAPAAETHPIQIHAWLRGHTATIETPVVVHRRPDAADFRPPPPKQAALSLVASDAVRGRLRHGGAVAFVLDASGSMAPTGDPAASKYVQAVEALRAMLAETPAGVRVSVWVFGQAVGPQKTVDNAESTITQVLSPVEWDPTNRDLLDRIAAGLAYPRVQPWNESPLGRALLTAAGDFRGVSGPRAVIAITDGYDNRLESDAAANPKKLPLGGLVKQQLAGTDIALQVIGFRVAPQEQADARKQFKFLASLSPPGRWWEASQRSELDAALRAALGGGRADAVAKVSPLGAADDLLAEVEIQTPSDSPATTPLSAGAYRLDLVAAAPGSPESRVSVRGGDLLVLRLTSAAKGLTLTPDTQAGLPRHTMGVQENDAWRVRLLQRRRLPSHATAQLIALERKRSPSAPPEQTLRVTHPEHLWIACGDDADGAIDWTPVYGYPVSCWEVTCAPESSASTGPLQLWWTVPGQELSSLSLRRKEDFQQPADLAGRAWDLQGLAVKIERAAVESCVLPDEQGRPTRQDSLVIEVACQRPCLISVAGVDAAGRQQRVFHDAERSVARFWPVSAEQTAETLQGVTIVTLDDLKRFAQDQQQSLTFERLPAASPSEPRPLPAAGWLGASAN; from the coding sequence ATGAAGCCCGACGAAGCGCAGCAGCCGCCCGAAGCGTCCCCACCGCGGGCAAGGTTTGGCCCGTCGGGACGCCCAGCGGGACGCCGTCGCAGGCTGCTGTTTGCCTGGAGTTCTGCGACCGCGGCGCTGCTGCTGGTGCTGGTGTTCGCCACGACGCTGCTCAGTCCGCCGGCGCCGGTCAGCCTGATGACGGTCGGCGCCCACTACGCCGAGAACCTCGCCACGCCGCACAACGCACGCGGGTGGAACGGCCTCGAGACGCTCTGCCGACTCGGCGCTCAGAGCGAGTCGTTCCGGCTCGCCGGCCAGAGCCTGCTGCACGCCGACGCGACGCCGCTTCCCGCCGACCGCTGTTTCGAATGGCCGGCCGCGGTCAAGAAGCTTACCGGCGACACCGCCGTGCTGGTGGTCTCGGCGCACGGCGGCGGCGACGACCAGGGCCCGTTCCTGCTCCGCTCCGAGGCGACCGCCGCCGACGAACCGACGACCCGGCTGCGGGTCGCGGACCTGCTGGCGGCCCTCCGCAAGTCGCCCGCCGAGCAGCACAAGCTGGTGGTGTTCGACGCCACCAGCCAGTTCGGCATGGCCCGCCTGGGGCTGCTGCAGAACCGCTTCGCGGCAGAGCTCGCCAAGCTGGACCCCGAGATCCAATCGATCCCGAACCTGGTGTTCGTCTGCGCGAGCAGCGACGGCGAGCGGTCGTGGCCGGCGGCGGGCGGCGGGGCGACCCTGTTCCTGCAAACCTTCATCGAGGGCCTGCGCGGCGCCGCGCCCGACCCCGACGCCAACGGCCGCCTCAGCGGCGGCGAGCTGGTCTCCTTTGTTCGGACAGGCGTCGCCGACCGCGTGGCGACGCGCAACCGCCGCGAGCAGAACGTGCTGGTGCTGCCAGCCGGCGCGGAGGGGGCGAGCCGCCTGGACGCGATGGACCTCGCCCTGGTCAACAAGCACTACCAGCCGCCGGGTCCCGCCAAGGCCGTGAGCGATGTCGCCCAATTCAGCGCCCCTTGGGACCGCCTGCGCGTGCTCGGGCAACAGCTCGAGGAGCCGGCGACCACGGCGCCGATCTCCTGGCGTCGGTACCGGCGCCTGCTGATCCGCCACGAGCAGCTGCTGGCCGCCGGGGCGCCCAAGCTGGCCGCCGACATCGCCCAGCTGATTGACGCCGCCGGGGGCGACCTGCAGGCGATCGCCAGTGACCTCCGTCAGCAGTTCGACCCCGTGCAGCTCCCCGCTGCCGCCTCTGCGGGGCCAATCAAAGCCGAACCAATCGTCGAGAAGCTGCTGGCCGCCGGCCCCGCCGCCGCCCGCGCCGCCTGGGGCAAGCAGCAGGAGGCCGTGCCGGCCGACCAGCTGCCGGGGCTGCGTCGTCGGGTGTACGACCTGTTGCTGGACCGCTTCGCCGAGTCGCCGAGCGCACGCCTCGCCGAGACCGCGGCTTACCTCAAGGCGATCGACGCGCCGGACGCGCCGCGCCCGGCCGAGGCGCACCTGGTCGTGATGCTGGAACAGGGGCTGCCGACGGGCCGCGAAGCGTCGCGTTGGGATCAGCCGCTGCGGCAGGCGGTCGCCACCCGCCGGCACGCCGAGCGGACGCTGCGGGGCATGGGCCTGGCCAAGAGCCGCGTGGCGCCGATGCTCGACAGCTGGCTGCGAACGCCCTTCGAACAGGCCGACCAGCGCCGCCGCGACGGAGAGGACCTGCTGTTCAGCGGCGACGAGTACCTGCCGCGGGCGCTCACCGCGCTCGCCGAGGCCGACGCAGCCTACCTGAGCCTCCGCCGCGACGCGGACGCCCTGGCCCACGCCATCATCGTCCGCGACCGCTCGTTCGACCTGCTCCCCTTCTACAGCGACGCCATCGGCATGCTGCTGCAGGCCTCCGAGGACGACCGAGACGACTTCCAACGGCTCGCCAAGCCGCTCGAGTCTGCCTGGACCTGCGCCCACGCGCTTTCTGAGCTGATCGAAAGCGAGCGTCCGCTGCGGCACGATCAGGCCGGGCTGCCGAAGGACCTTGCCAAGCACAGCGGCGAGCTCGAGAAGCGGCTCGCCACCCTGCGCTCCGCCATGCGGGCGTGGCAGGCCGACCTTGTAGAGCGTTCCGGCCCTTCGTTCTGGAACAACCGCGACGCGGCGTTGCTGGCGCCGGAACTCGACGACAGCCAACGCGTGCGGCTGCTGAGTGTGACGCCGCCCGCGTTCGGCGACGCCATGCGGACGGACCGGGCCGCGATGGACGCGCTGGCCGGGCTGCCCGAGTGGCGGAGGACCGAGTCGGTCCGCCGCGCGCTGCTCGCGGTCGCCGCGATCGGCAGCGAGAGGTACGAAGAGGGCGCCCATCAGCACAACCGATTTGACGAGGTCGCCAAGCAGCTCCAGGACGAGCACGCCGACCTCGGCGGCGTCCTAGCGGGCATCGAGACCGACCTCGCCAAGGTGTACAAGACTTGCCAGCTACGGCTGGTCCACGCGAGCGAGCTGGTGCGCAACGGCCTGCAGAACGACGCCGGCTTCGACCAACTAAGGCAGGCCGCGGAGATCGAGCGCGGGCTCGCGCCGGGCGTCGACGCCAAGCCGGGGCTCGGTCCGATCGAGCAGCTGCAGAAGGTGCGTCGGTTCCGGCTGCTGCTCGCCAACGCCCGCCGTGCGGTGACGGACGGCTGGAACGCCGACCCAGACGCCTCGGCGCCGTACTCGCAGCGGGTCGCGGCCGCGTACCTCGCCCGCGCGGACCGGCTGATCCCCGGCCTGAGCGACACCCAGGAACTCTGGCAGCAGTCCAAGGCCGCGGTGTCGATAGGCATTCAGAGCCCCCAGCGGATTGATCTGGTTTCGGCGCTCGGCCCGGCCACGGCCTACGAGGTGTGCGGCGACCTGAGCGGCATCGCCGCGGTCGACGTGACCGGCGGCGCCGTGGTGGTCAGCAAGGCTCCCGCCGCCGGCAAGCGGCAGGCCTACCCGGTGAACGGTCGGGCCGGCCTGGCCGCGCCGCGGTTGATCGTTGAGGCCCCGAGTCTGCTCGCCGCGGTCGACCCGGTTGCCCCCGCCGCCGAGACCCACCCCATCCAGATCCACGCCTGGCTGCGTGGCCACACCGCCACGATCGAAACGCCGGTGGTGGTGCACCGCCGGCCCGACGCGGCCGACTTCCGCCCGCCGCCGCCAAAGCAGGCGGCGCTCTCGCTGGTCGCGTCCGACGCGGTCCGTGGCAGGCTGCGGCACGGCGGAGCCGTGGCGTTTGTGCTCGACGCGTCGGGCAGCATGGCCCCGACCGGCGACCCCGCCGCGTCGAAGTACGTGCAGGCGGTCGAGGCCCTCCGCGCGATGCTCGCCGAAACCCCGGCCGGCGTCCGGGTGAGCGTGTGGGTGTTCGGCCAGGCAGTCGGCCCGCAGAAGACGGTCGACAACGCCGAATCAACCATCACCCAAGTGCTGTCGCCCGTCGAGTGGGACCCTACCAACCGGGACCTGCTCGATCGCATCGCCGCTGGGCTCGCCTACCCGCGGGTCCAACCGTGGAACGAGTCGCCGCTGGGCCGCGCGCTGCTCACCGCGGCCGGCGACTTCCGCGGGGTCAGCGGCCCGCGGGCGGTCATCGCCATCACCGACGGCTACGACAACCGCCTCGAGTCGGACGCGGCCGCCAACCCCAAGAAGCTCCCGCTGGGAGGGCTGGTCAAGCAGCAACTGGCGGGCACGGACATCGCCCTGCAGGTGATCGGCTTCCGCGTCGCACCGCAGGAGCAGGCCGACGCCCGCAAACAGTTCAAGTTCTTGGCTTCACTCTCCCCGCCGGGACGGTGGTGGGAGGCCAGCCAGCGATCCGAGCTCGACGCCGCCCTGCGGGCCGCGCTCGGCGGCGGTCGGGCAGACGCGGTGGCGAAGGTTTCGCCGCTGGGCGCCGCGGACGACCTGCTTGCCGAAGTCGAGATCCAAACGCCGAGTGACTCGCCCGCCACCACGCCGCTGTCCGCGGGCGCCTACCGGCTCGACCTCGTTGCCGCGGCGCCCGGCTCGCCCGAGTCGCGGGTTTCGGTGCGGGGCGGCGACCTGTTGGTGCTGCGGCTCACGTCCGCGGCCAAGGGGCTGACGCTCACGCCCGACACGCAGGCGGGGCTGCCGCGCCACACGATGGGCGTTCAGGAGAACGACGCCTGGCGGGTCCGGCTGCTGCAGCGGCGGCGGCTGCCGAGCCACGCGACCGCCCAGCTGATCGCGCTGGAACGCAAGCGGTCTCCCTCCGCGCCCCCCGAGCAGACCCTGCGGGTAACCCACCCCGAGCACCTGTGGATCGCCTGCGGCGACGACGCCGACGGCGCCATCGACTGGACGCCCGTCTACGGCTACCCCGTGTCGTGCTGGGAGGTGACCTGCGCGCCGGAGTCGTCGGCGTCTACCGGCCCGCTGCAGCTATGGTGGACCGTGCCGGGCCAGGAGCTGAGCTCGTTGTCGCTCCGCCGGAAAGAAGATTTTCAGCAGCCGGCCGACTTGGCAGGCCGCGCTTGGGACCTGCAAGGCCTGGCGGTCAAGATCGAGCGGGCCGCGGTCGAGTCGTGCGTGCTGCCGGACGAACAAGGCCGCCCGACGCGGCAAGACTCGCTGGTAATCGAGGTTGCCTGCCAACGCCCGTGCCTGATCAGCGTCGCCGGCGTCGACGCGGCAGGGCGTCAGCAACGCGTCTTCCACGACGCCGAGCGGTCGGTGGCGCGGTTCTGGCCCGTGTCGGCCGAGCAAACCGCCGAGACGCTGCAGGGCGTCACGATCGTGACCCTGGATGACCTCAAGCGGTTCGCCCAAGACCAGCAGCAGTCATTGACGTTCGAGCGGCTGCCTGCCGCTTCCCCGAGCGAGCCGCGGCCCCTCCCCGCGGCCGGCTGGCTCGGCGCCTCGGCGAACTAA
- a CDS encoding carboxypeptidase-like regulatory domain-containing protein, producing the protein MTRTPTDPVPRNRRPLWIGATAAAALLGVLAAVASWIDPPPEATFVAGWASHLRTPLVPDIIAGENDRDALAAAGFFRRHTFHSDRNLSADLFRTELQRDANHHGARVVYVSGYAVRDDHGRVALMTNEFRPYTGVGALPLESLLKQTEAGDHPTLLVLDLTWTAVDGAAALLPSGVASDVYRLLDQHRHLGRLTLVSCSPHETAAEIFGTGRSAFGYFFEAALAGHADGANRSGVTDGRVSACEVGAYVCDRVAAWSRQWPDQQQTPRFFGGGDADFLLTVSGRVDDALPLPQAVEEYPAALSAGWATRDELADAGARRLTPRLLGRLEDNLLDAGRRWRRGAGADTIAAKLAVANQPLLEGIREALAQTSLAPGVSLAEVDMASDDPTLIAWRTLLAAAKQDPPPPKLDPLLAPFRNATADAATDTLAAAGFAALLECPAEFCRLAPVVAGEIAARGPADQPLEVVDLCRLVEIAAANPNADPLTLSGLLEATVLRERAWSRAESVAAVKPLLMQADQHNQSAWAVITSPGFAAENDAAALNRRARALFHQAALRQRQLSAAIAVSDRLAAELPATLPLVRSSKSLENAWNESVGGATRLADLLQQIAATDKRVADAEWDQLATLVTQLTQLERTLLAAVSVESVQQLVADLGGGDAERAPHAERLLDLPLLRAPQREAVSLALSKAVAADADQLRELIAAPNAVSRVPQADLPALAIESVASRIVRRSRALDEAQRTSCLLGLMGMPSDNLSKVIASFNPHADSDDGAVLLDAVRQAMAATEGQIDDDLPLAIRERASRVLPASLFLARLDGRNAGPALRAGLQVRAAWREANAERLRLSGDDLGGTEFATAAAKRWAPLYDQAPPVLAVRPAEAGSLGAAPTLAALCERSPSDRLELQIDHPDHTPLSVQVLQPTGCLRVDVQQRASDGGSRVTLRATIKPDASFADIAATRGVLLRLVCGDRCHHCRVAGPRLADASPFELYAEAAGVRTRVTDRWRLPPSSQPSETRLIVKNRTGDQFAFTAQVDAGARYAATATVAPFSEAPLSLALPVPAPGAAPKPATPQECGAITVSITDATTNKQLFHQKTLLAVRDPREYLEVLDARLATDARGAPIATLRVERLAGAPEPIDIDWQLANPSISSAIVAGGRLSATLTANQPTATLTASLLPDWSAAPEVLAQLAINGVRRASLRRAPRPIGDQTQRLNLVEQPITLLSGPDMVASGDALNFTVDAAPVPAGASLQVDIVQPSPGGDVSGNDGLVERSRSYPTARREQVTIGAAAKSGALLLHPTIIPVDDALDTTGLIGRRLLRARVFDSEGAVIASAVQPVVIDGDAASSIAVKPAEAGVAGKPLAFAVAAVDDLSGIQQVVLYAGAPIDDAPPKGAALVPAVEDPAHPGQWVATVPMPAGVPVTLITAQVTNGVGLTTSRTIQTPLQDATLAGLGQVAGAVTEGVRPQPGLPVELRDPEQKPIASAKTDAQGKFLFTKVKPGKYLVWSVKEQSQRTGAAGVEVQPGATATAELKLSL; encoded by the coding sequence ATGACCCGCACGCCGACCGACCCTGTCCCCCGCAACCGCCGCCCGTTGTGGATCGGCGCGACCGCCGCCGCTGCGTTGCTCGGCGTCCTGGCGGCCGTGGCGAGTTGGATTGACCCGCCCCCCGAGGCGACCTTCGTCGCGGGCTGGGCCAGCCACCTCCGGACCCCGCTGGTGCCGGACATCATTGCCGGCGAGAACGACCGCGACGCGCTGGCCGCCGCCGGCTTCTTCCGCCGCCACACGTTCCACTCCGACCGCAACCTGTCGGCCGATCTGTTCCGCACCGAGCTGCAACGCGACGCCAACCACCACGGGGCCCGCGTGGTCTACGTCTCTGGCTACGCGGTGCGCGACGACCACGGCCGGGTCGCGCTGATGACCAACGAGTTCCGACCCTACACGGGCGTCGGGGCGTTGCCGCTCGAATCGTTGCTGAAGCAGACCGAAGCAGGCGACCACCCGACCCTGCTGGTGCTCGACCTGACCTGGACCGCCGTCGACGGGGCGGCGGCGCTGTTGCCGTCGGGCGTTGCGAGCGACGTCTACCGGCTGCTCGACCAGCACCGCCACCTCGGCCGCCTGACGCTGGTGAGCTGCTCGCCGCACGAGACCGCCGCCGAGATCTTCGGGACCGGACGTTCCGCGTTCGGCTACTTCTTCGAGGCCGCCCTCGCCGGACACGCCGACGGCGCCAACCGTTCTGGCGTTACCGACGGGCGGGTCTCGGCCTGTGAGGTGGGCGCCTACGTCTGCGACCGCGTGGCGGCCTGGTCGCGGCAGTGGCCCGACCAGCAGCAAACGCCCCGCTTCTTTGGCGGCGGCGACGCCGATTTCTTGCTGACAGTCAGTGGCCGTGTCGACGACGCCCTGCCGCTGCCCCAGGCGGTCGAGGAGTACCCGGCGGCGCTCAGCGCAGGCTGGGCCACCCGCGACGAGCTTGCCGACGCCGGCGCACGCCGCCTGACGCCGCGTCTGCTGGGACGGCTGGAAGACAACCTGCTCGACGCCGGCCGCCGCTGGCGTCGCGGCGCGGGGGCCGACACGATTGCCGCCAAACTTGCGGTCGCCAACCAGCCGCTGCTGGAGGGCATACGCGAAGCGCTGGCCCAAACTTCCTTGGCGCCCGGCGTTTCGCTGGCCGAGGTTGACATGGCCTCCGACGATCCGACGCTCATTGCTTGGCGAACGCTGCTGGCCGCCGCCAAGCAGGACCCGCCGCCGCCCAAACTGGACCCGCTGCTGGCGCCGTTCCGCAACGCGACCGCCGACGCTGCAACCGACACGCTGGCGGCTGCCGGCTTCGCGGCGCTGCTTGAGTGCCCCGCCGAGTTCTGCCGGCTGGCGCCGGTCGTGGCGGGAGAGATCGCCGCCCGCGGCCCCGCCGATCAGCCGCTCGAGGTCGTCGACCTGTGCCGACTGGTCGAGATCGCGGCCGCCAACCCAAACGCCGACCCCTTGACGCTGTCCGGTCTGCTAGAAGCCACGGTGCTGCGCGAGCGTGCCTGGTCGCGGGCCGAGTCCGTCGCCGCCGTGAAGCCGCTGCTGATGCAGGCAGACCAGCACAACCAGTCGGCCTGGGCAGTGATTACCTCGCCCGGCTTCGCCGCCGAAAACGACGCCGCGGCGCTCAACCGCCGGGCACGCGCGCTCTTCCACCAGGCGGCGCTGCGCCAGCGTCAGCTGTCCGCCGCGATTGCGGTCAGCGACCGACTGGCGGCCGAACTCCCGGCGACCCTCCCCCTGGTGCGGTCGAGCAAGTCGCTCGAGAACGCCTGGAACGAGTCGGTCGGCGGGGCGACCCGGCTGGCCGACCTGCTGCAACAGATCGCCGCGACCGACAAACGGGTCGCCGATGCCGAGTGGGACCAGCTCGCGACGCTGGTCACCCAACTGACACAACTCGAACGCACCCTGCTCGCCGCCGTGAGCGTCGAGTCCGTGCAGCAACTCGTCGCCGACCTCGGCGGCGGCGACGCCGAGCGGGCGCCCCACGCCGAACGCCTGCTCGACCTTCCCCTGCTGCGGGCGCCGCAGCGTGAGGCGGTGAGCCTGGCCCTGAGCAAGGCGGTCGCCGCCGACGCCGACCAGCTCCGGGAGCTTATCGCCGCGCCGAACGCCGTGTCGCGTGTGCCGCAGGCCGATCTCCCCGCGCTCGCGATCGAGTCGGTCGCCAGCCGGATCGTTAGGCGGAGCCGCGCCCTGGACGAGGCGCAACGCACCTCGTGCCTGCTTGGGCTGATGGGCATGCCCTCGGACAACCTCAGCAAGGTGATCGCCTCGTTCAACCCGCACGCCGATTCGGACGACGGCGCCGTGCTGCTCGACGCGGTCCGCCAGGCGATGGCCGCTACCGAAGGGCAGATCGATGACGACCTGCCGCTGGCGATCCGCGAGCGGGCCAGCCGCGTGCTGCCGGCCAGCCTGTTCCTCGCCCGTCTCGACGGCCGCAACGCCGGCCCGGCGCTCCGCGCGGGCCTGCAGGTCCGCGCCGCGTGGCGCGAGGCCAACGCCGAGCGTTTGAGGCTGTCCGGTGACGACCTCGGCGGGACCGAGTTCGCCACCGCCGCCGCCAAGCGGTGGGCGCCGCTGTACGATCAAGCGCCCCCGGTGCTCGCCGTCCGGCCTGCGGAGGCCGGTTCGCTCGGCGCCGCGCCGACGCTCGCCGCGCTCTGCGAACGCTCACCGTCCGATCGCTTGGAGCTTCAGATCGATCACCCCGATCACACGCCGCTGAGCGTGCAGGTGCTCCAGCCCACGGGCTGCCTGCGGGTGGACGTTCAGCAACGGGCCTCCGACGGCGGATCACGGGTCACGCTGCGGGCGACAATCAAACCCGACGCCAGCTTCGCGGACATTGCCGCCACGCGCGGCGTGCTGCTGCGGCTGGTGTGCGGCGACCGCTGCCACCACTGCCGGGTCGCCGGGCCACGGCTGGCCGACGCCAGCCCGTTCGAGTTGTACGCCGAGGCCGCCGGCGTCCGCACGCGGGTGACCGACCGATGGCGGCTGCCGCCGAGCAGCCAACCGAGCGAGACCCGGCTGATCGTCAAGAACCGCACCGGCGACCAGTTCGCGTTCACCGCCCAGGTCGACGCCGGCGCCCGCTACGCGGCGACGGCTACGGTGGCCCCGTTTAGTGAGGCGCCGCTGTCGCTCGCCCTTCCCGTGCCAGCGCCAGGCGCCGCCCCCAAGCCGGCCACGCCGCAGGAGTGCGGGGCAATCACGGTGTCGATCACCGACGCCACGACCAACAAGCAGCTCTTCCATCAAAAGACCCTGCTCGCCGTCCGGGACCCGCGTGAGTACCTCGAGGTGCTCGACGCCCGGCTCGCAACCGACGCCCGTGGCGCCCCGATCGCCACGCTGCGTGTCGAGCGGCTGGCCGGCGCGCCCGAGCCGATCGATATCGATTGGCAGCTGGCCAACCCGTCGATCAGCTCTGCAATCGTCGCCGGCGGCCGGTTGTCGGCAACGCTGACGGCCAACCAGCCGACCGCAACGCTCACCGCCTCGCTGCTGCCCGACTGGAGCGCGGCGCCCGAGGTGCTCGCGCAGCTGGCAATCAACGGCGTCCGGCGGGCGTCGCTCCGCCGCGCGCCGCGTCCGATCGGCGACCAAACGCAGCGTCTGAACCTGGTCGAGCAGCCCATCACTCTGCTGAGCGGCCCGGACATGGTCGCGTCGGGCGATGCGCTGAATTTCACCGTCGACGCCGCCCCGGTCCCGGCCGGGGCGTCGCTGCAGGTTGATATCGTTCAGCCCAGCCCGGGCGGAGACGTTTCGGGCAATGATGGACTGGTCGAGCGGAGCCGCAGCTACCCGACCGCGCGAAGAGAACAGGTGACCATCGGGGCGGCGGCGAAGAGCGGCGCACTGCTGCTGCACCCGACGATCATCCCGGTCGACGACGCGCTCGACACCACCGGTCTCATCGGCCGCCGGCTGCTGCGTGCCCGCGTGTTCGACAGCGAGGGCGCCGTGATCGCCTCGGCGGTGCAGCCGGTCGTGATCGACGGCGACGCGGCGAGTTCGATTGCCGTGAAGCCCGCCGAGGCAGGCGTCGCCGGGAAGCCGCTGGCGTTCGCGGTCGCCGCGGTCGACGACCTTTCTGGGATTCAGCAGGTGGTGCTGTACGCCGGCGCCCCAATCGACGACGCGCCGCCCAAGGGCGCCGCGCTGGTTCCGGCGGTCGAGGACCCCGCCCACCCGGGCCAGTGGGTCGCTACCGTGCCGATGCCCGCCGGCGTGCCGGTGACGCTGATCACCGCCCAGGTGACCAACGGGGTGGGGCTGACCACGAGCCGCACCATCCAGACGCCGCTGCAGGACGCCACGCTGGCCGGCCTGGGGCAGGTGGCCGGCGCGGTAACCGAGGGCGTCCGACCCCAGCCGGGGCTGCCGGTCGAGCTCCGCGACCCCGAGCAGAAGCCGATCGCGTCTGCCAAGACCGACGCCCAGGGCAAGTTCCTGTTCACCAAGGTGAAGCCGGGCAAGTACCTGGTGTGGAGCGTCAAGGAGCAGTCGCAGCGCACCGGCGCCGCCGGGGTCGAGGTGCAGCCCGGGGCGACCGCGACCGCTGAGCTGAAGCTCTCGCTGTAG